A stretch of the Bacillus sp. FJAT-18017 genome encodes the following:
- a CDS encoding Bax inhibitor-1/YccA family protein, whose amino-acid sequence MYAQTSTEYLPSVMRTFAMSIAFAFLGSIAGMFVPPALFMPLVFVELGMLLFAFLIRRKKLISYTFLYTFTFISGITTYPVVAYYAAASGGNTVLLALATTTVVFAGIGVYATKSKRNFSWMGGMLVAALLALIAISIFNIIWPLSSTGMLAFSFIGVLVFSGYVLFDFSRMKHYGVSAEEVPLMALNLYLDFLNLFTSILRIFGILGSDD is encoded by the coding sequence ATGTACGCTCAAACAAGTACAGAATATTTACCGTCCGTGATGAGGACTTTCGCAATGTCGATTGCGTTTGCGTTTCTCGGGTCAATTGCAGGCATGTTCGTTCCGCCTGCACTGTTCATGCCGCTTGTGTTCGTTGAACTTGGCATGCTGCTGTTTGCGTTCTTGATTCGAAGAAAAAAGCTGATATCATATACATTCCTTTATACCTTCACATTTATCTCAGGGATTACGACATATCCAGTGGTTGCCTATTATGCAGCAGCATCAGGCGGAAATACAGTTCTTTTGGCGCTTGCCACAACCACAGTCGTGTTTGCCGGCATTGGTGTTTACGCAACTAAATCGAAGCGCAATTTTTCCTGGATGGGCGGGATGCTCGTTGCAGCCCTGCTTGCTCTGATTGCTATTTCCATCTTCAATATCATCTGGCCGCTTAGCTCGACAGGGATGCTTGCCTTTTCATTCATAGGTGTTCTTGTATTCAGTGGTTATGTATTATTTGATTTCAGCAGGATGAAGCATTACGGAGTATCTGCAGAGGAAGTGCCGCTGATGGCCCTTAACCTGTATCTGGACTTCCTTAACCTGTTTACTAGTATCCTGCGGATTTTCGGAATCCTTGGCAGTGATGACTAA
- a CDS encoding magnesium transporter CorA family protein, whose product MVKKFNNSWSWYDFEDFDLEGLQKIAAEKAQYDLDYWIKKIQETKTNSIVINTFRPGAEWVGGSLVFRQDLLDKDDNHLFHFFVGEDFLITSNLEYSLLGKNDSKYILDEQMENTGNAIEGFSVLLGEVMTSSLIKIDPFEVRLNNLLWKMKEQNSTEILEEIYQCRHELLVLKHLMIPIREIRIALEEAFAERIADKPYYQRICLKIERGFTIVSDYQAEIDTLINLEEVVSSHRGNEIMKTLTVLTTLFTPATVLGAIWGMNFKYMPELEWKYGYLFSFGVIIFSTLLLFGIVKRKGWSGDILRGKKKNSFFK is encoded by the coding sequence ATGGTGAAGAAATTTAATAATTCATGGTCCTGGTATGATTTTGAGGATTTTGACTTGGAAGGTCTGCAGAAGATAGCCGCTGAGAAAGCTCAATATGACCTTGATTACTGGATAAAAAAAATCCAGGAAACAAAAACAAATAGTATTGTGATAAATACATTTAGGCCAGGGGCAGAGTGGGTCGGGGGTTCATTGGTGTTCAGGCAGGACTTATTAGATAAAGACGATAACCACCTTTTCCACTTCTTTGTAGGAGAGGACTTTCTGATTACTTCCAATCTTGAATACAGTCTCCTTGGTAAAAACGATAGCAAATATATTTTAGATGAGCAGATGGAGAATACAGGGAACGCAATTGAGGGCTTTTCGGTTCTGCTTGGTGAAGTGATGACTAGCAGTCTTATTAAAATAGATCCATTTGAAGTAAGGCTGAATAACTTACTTTGGAAAATGAAGGAGCAGAATAGTACCGAGATACTCGAAGAGATTTACCAGTGCAGGCATGAGCTTCTCGTGTTGAAGCATTTGATGATACCAATCAGGGAAATTAGAATAGCGCTGGAGGAGGCCTTCGCCGAAAGGATTGCTGACAAGCCGTATTATCAGCGGATTTGCCTTAAAATTGAACGCGGTTTCACCATAGTTAGTGATTATCAGGCAGAGATTGATACCTTAATTAACCTGGAAGAGGTAGTTTCATCTCACCGCGGCAACGAGATTATGAAAACACTCACTGTCCTGACAACCTTGTTCACTCCAGCTACTGTACTTGGAGCCATATGGGGAATGAACTTTAAGTATATGCCGGAGCTCGAATGGAAGTATGGTTACCTTTTTTCCTTCGGGGTAATTATCTTTTCTACACTATTACTGTTCGGAATTGTAAAGAGGAAGGGCTGGTCCGGTGATATATTGCGGGGCAAGAAGAAAAATTCGTTTTTTAAATGA
- the mscL gene encoding large conductance mechanosensitive channel protein MscL, giving the protein MSHFLQEFKKFAMKGNVIDLAVGVIIGTAFGKIVTSLVADIVMPLLGILMGGVKFTGLKKQVGDATVMYGSFLQTVVDFLIISFSIFLFIKFINRFKRKEEEEIVVEKIDRSEELLTEIRDLLKEQSGKRGLE; this is encoded by the coding sequence ATGAGTCATTTTTTACAAGAGTTTAAGAAGTTTGCAATGAAGGGGAATGTCATTGACCTGGCAGTCGGGGTGATAATCGGGACTGCTTTCGGAAAAATTGTTACCTCCCTTGTGGCAGATATCGTCATGCCGCTACTGGGCATCCTGATGGGCGGGGTCAAGTTCACCGGCTTGAAAAAACAGGTAGGCGATGCAACAGTAATGTACGGGTCTTTCCTGCAAACCGTTGTTGACTTTCTAATTATTTCTTTCTCCATCTTCCTGTTTATCAAATTCATTAACCGATTTAAAAGGAAAGAAGAAGAAGAGATAGTTGTTGAGAAAATCGATCGATCCGAGGAGCTTCTGACCGAAATTAGGGACCTTTTGAAGGAACAATCCGGGAAACGCGGACTAGAATAA